A part of Myxococcus landrumus genomic DNA contains:
- a CDS encoding serine/threonine protein kinase, whose translation MDILPQPVRTLKFDGFWRWLQEHTQCILRCGSVDAMLYDHDDFHWLMMEEERQHIVQVLKGKALVGEMVMAGREVTEVTVAQDPDSGAQGHFLVELMGGPKEDPQVLYHFIMAHGIDPAPHKDLKH comes from the coding sequence ATGGACATACTCCCCCAGCCGGTACGCACCCTGAAGTTCGACGGTTTCTGGCGCTGGCTCCAGGAACACACCCAATGCATCCTTCGCTGTGGCTCCGTCGACGCGATGCTGTACGACCACGACGACTTCCACTGGCTGATGATGGAAGAGGAACGCCAGCACATCGTCCAGGTGCTCAAGGGCAAGGCGCTCGTGGGTGAGATGGTGATGGCGGGCCGCGAGGTCACCGAAGTCACCGTGGCGCAGGACCCGGACTCAGGCGCGCAGGGCCACTTCCTCGTGGAGCTGATGGGCGGCCCCAAGGAAGACCCGCAGGTGCTCTATCACTTCATCATGGCGCACGGCATCGACCCCGCGCCGCACAAGGACCTCAAGCACTGA
- a CDS encoding HAMP domain-containing sensor histidine kinase produces MSLRAWLAATLGGLALLTFIAATALIVLTNAQNRSANTLGNSVEGLHLAEELEIDLLIHFRLSGVAGTVDTSTSQFVRGRTLQGVEASFPQLLNGLRQNATSEAERSLIREVDTSFNRYLAAQRAAARLPLSQRMSRSIPSLDSALDSLERLVQFNVDEAREAREASSDLNRMGNVVGLVLCGLLLVSLVASTLLLRSIALQPLKDISQAMRRFGVGRKRTRAPVAGPTELRDMARTFNEMANGLTHQQEQQLAFLAGVAHELRNPLSALKLSTALSERSRTQLTPERMERTLALVGRQVERLDRMVGDLLDATRIEAGKLELRPEVCDARVLARDVVELYRSSDSGHSLQLEVPEVPVPVRVDPDRLEQVLTNLVSNALKYSPAGSRVDVIVRSDESRVWMSVRDQGIGLSEDEKRLLYAPFQRLGTTSSKRVPGVGLGLTVARRIVEAHGGDIEVESSPGVGSTFSVRLALAATMEVQEGASVSPDSLH; encoded by the coding sequence ATGAGCCTGCGTGCCTGGCTTGCCGCCACCTTGGGTGGCCTGGCCCTGTTGACGTTCATCGCCGCCACCGCGCTCATCGTCCTGACGAACGCGCAGAACCGTTCGGCGAACACGCTGGGCAACTCGGTGGAGGGGCTCCATCTGGCGGAGGAGCTGGAGATTGACCTGCTCATCCACTTCCGCTTGAGCGGCGTCGCGGGGACCGTGGATACGTCCACATCGCAGTTCGTGCGCGGGCGGACGCTCCAGGGCGTCGAGGCCTCCTTCCCTCAGTTGCTGAACGGGCTGCGCCAGAACGCCACCAGCGAGGCGGAGCGGTCGCTCATCCGAGAGGTGGACACGTCCTTCAATCGCTACCTGGCCGCACAGCGCGCGGCCGCCCGTCTGCCCTTGTCGCAGCGGATGTCACGGTCCATTCCCTCGCTCGACTCGGCGTTGGATTCGCTGGAGCGGTTGGTCCAGTTCAACGTGGACGAGGCCCGCGAGGCGCGCGAGGCGTCCTCGGACCTCAACCGCATGGGCAACGTCGTGGGCCTCGTGCTCTGCGGGCTTCTGCTGGTGTCGCTGGTCGCGAGCACGTTGCTGCTGCGGAGCATCGCCTTGCAGCCCTTGAAGGACATCAGCCAGGCCATGCGCCGCTTCGGCGTGGGCAGGAAGCGCACGCGGGCTCCGGTGGCCGGGCCCACGGAGCTGCGCGACATGGCGCGCACGTTCAACGAGATGGCCAATGGGCTGACGCACCAGCAGGAGCAGCAGCTCGCCTTCCTCGCGGGCGTGGCGCATGAGCTGCGCAATCCGCTGTCGGCGCTGAAGCTGTCCACGGCGCTCTCCGAGCGCAGCCGCACGCAGCTCACGCCGGAGCGCATGGAGCGAACGCTCGCGCTGGTGGGGCGGCAGGTGGAGCGGTTGGACCGGATGGTGGGGGACCTGCTCGACGCCACGCGCATCGAGGCCGGCAAGCTGGAGCTTCGCCCGGAGGTGTGTGATGCGCGCGTGCTGGCGCGGGACGTGGTGGAGCTGTATCGCTCCAGCGACAGCGGGCACTCGCTCCAACTCGAGGTCCCCGAGGTGCCCGTGCCCGTGCGCGTGGACCCGGACCGGCTGGAGCAGGTGCTGACGAACCTGGTCAGCAACGCGCTGAAGTACTCGCCCGCCGGCAGCCGCGTGGACGTCATCGTGCGCAGCGACGAGTCCCGGGTCTGGATGTCGGTGAGGGACCAGGGCATCGGCCTCAGTGAGGACGAGAAGCGCCTGCTCTATGCGCCCTTCCAGCGGCTGGGCACGACGAGCAGCAAGCGCGTGCCGGGCGTGGGCCTGGGGCTGACGGTCGCCCGCCGCATCGTGGAGGCGCATGGCGGGGATATCGAGGTGGAGAGCTCACCGGGGGTGGGTTCCACCTTCAGCGTTCGCCTGGCGCTGGCGGCGACGATGGAGGTTCAGGAGGGGGCTTCCGTGTCTCCGGACTCGTTGCATTAG
- a CDS encoding glycosyltransferase family 4 protein — MASASGIVYASFDRFPSPKGAAVHIRAFVEALGAAFGGVDLLALRDGATASAAPYPLVEGVTYHPMEARGRDLVAQALSFRTNLAAWWRNKPRASVVHVRSIFEGYPVARRKEALTNKLVFEVNGLPSIELKYHHPDVADDAELMLKLVAQEDACISRADLLVTPSEVTAEYLVKRGAEPSRVRVIPNGVELEVFRHAPPRAWAPERPVRLLYSGTMTSWQGVHHAIEALRLLRAELPAVLTLVGPLRKHQRKVLLDRCGDLLLEGAVELREPLPQDALAALHHDCDAVLVPLPANDRNCVQGCCPLKLLEAMASGTPVIASNLPVVRTLASPDEVFLVRPGSPKAIAEAVKTLRANPDLGPSLSTKARARVERDFSWHRAREALVSAYEELGLTRKPLVTAPLLNPAKERAGEPRA, encoded by the coding sequence GTGGCTTCCGCGTCCGGCATCGTCTACGCCTCGTTCGACCGCTTCCCCTCACCCAAGGGAGCAGCCGTGCACATCCGGGCCTTCGTCGAAGCCCTGGGCGCGGCCTTTGGAGGGGTGGACCTGCTGGCGCTGCGCGATGGAGCCACCGCGAGCGCGGCCCCGTATCCACTGGTGGAGGGAGTGACGTACCACCCGATGGAGGCCAGGGGCCGTGACCTGGTGGCTCAGGCGCTCTCCTTCCGGACGAACCTGGCGGCATGGTGGAGGAACAAGCCCCGGGCCTCCGTCGTCCACGTCCGCTCCATCTTCGAGGGCTACCCGGTGGCTCGCCGCAAGGAAGCCCTGACGAACAAGCTGGTGTTCGAGGTGAACGGGCTGCCGTCCATCGAGCTGAAGTATCACCACCCGGATGTCGCGGACGACGCGGAGCTGATGCTCAAGCTGGTGGCGCAGGAGGACGCATGCATCTCCCGCGCGGACCTCCTCGTCACGCCCAGCGAGGTGACGGCGGAGTACCTGGTGAAGCGCGGCGCGGAGCCCTCGCGGGTGCGGGTGATTCCGAATGGCGTGGAGCTGGAGGTGTTCCGGCATGCCCCACCACGCGCGTGGGCACCGGAGCGGCCCGTGCGCCTGCTCTACAGCGGGACGATGACGTCGTGGCAGGGCGTCCACCACGCCATCGAGGCGTTGCGGCTGTTGCGCGCGGAGCTGCCCGCGGTGCTGACGCTGGTGGGCCCGCTGCGCAAGCACCAGCGGAAGGTGCTGCTGGACCGCTGCGGAGACCTGCTGCTCGAGGGCGCGGTGGAGCTGCGTGAGCCCCTGCCGCAGGACGCGCTGGCGGCGCTGCATCACGACTGTGACGCGGTGCTGGTGCCGCTGCCCGCGAACGACCGGAACTGCGTGCAGGGCTGTTGCCCGTTGAAGCTGCTGGAGGCGATGGCCTCGGGCACCCCCGTCATCGCGTCGAACCTCCCCGTGGTGCGCACGCTGGCATCTCCCGACGAGGTGTTCCTCGTGCGGCCCGGCTCACCGAAGGCCATCGCGGAGGCGGTGAAGACGCTGCGAGCGAATCCGGACCTGGGTCCGTCGCTCAGCACGAAGGCCCGCGCGCGAGTGGAGCGGGACTTCTCCTGGCACCGCGCTCGCGAGGCGCTCGTGAGCGCCTACGAAGAGCTGGGGCTGACCCGGAAGCCTCTCGTGACAGCGCCGCTGCTCAACCCGGCGAAGGAGCGGGCCGGGGAACCGCGCGCGTGA
- a CDS encoding glycosyltransferase: MAGSPRVLLLAERFPPDIGGLARSGARTAGALARMGARVDVLAWTRSAAPGALSTSEDAGGVTLHRLGLFGSTDLSMQHTLDVLGHLHSKRRYELVWGHYLSPPGFLAVVFAASVGIASTVSARGNDVDQQMFPPGDFARLLWTLQRADVLTAASADLGRKMSLLLGKDARVEVIPNAVDAQVFSPGPADPALRERLGIAPDEVVLGFSGELRHKKGLPFLLSALSEVRRVRPACLLVIGEVRPRDAEHLVAFRAEHPEDGARIVVSGALATTEDIAAHLRLCDVYLQPSLWEGMPNALLEAMACARPVIASDAGGIPEAVDTQHNGFLVPKALLNHLGQACLDVLSMSEARRAAMGAAARQRILERFVADNEAEALRRVLTRAVPRPAPSPG, translated from the coding sequence ATGGCTGGCTCTCCCCGTGTGCTCCTTCTCGCTGAACGCTTCCCGCCCGATATCGGAGGACTCGCCCGCAGCGGGGCGCGGACCGCCGGGGCGCTGGCGAGGATGGGCGCGCGAGTGGATGTGCTCGCGTGGACGCGCTCGGCGGCCCCGGGGGCGTTGAGCACGTCGGAGGACGCGGGCGGGGTGACGCTGCACCGGCTGGGGCTGTTCGGAAGCACGGACCTGTCCATGCAGCACACGTTGGATGTGCTGGGGCATCTGCACTCCAAGCGGCGCTACGAGCTGGTGTGGGGGCACTACCTGTCGCCGCCGGGGTTCCTCGCCGTCGTGTTCGCGGCCTCGGTGGGGATTGCGTCCACGGTGAGTGCTCGAGGCAATGACGTGGACCAGCAGATGTTCCCACCCGGGGACTTCGCGCGGCTGTTGTGGACGCTCCAGCGCGCGGATGTGCTCACCGCGGCCTCCGCCGACCTGGGTCGCAAGATGAGCCTGCTGCTCGGAAAGGACGCACGCGTCGAGGTCATCCCCAACGCCGTCGACGCCCAGGTGTTCTCACCGGGGCCGGCGGACCCGGCGCTGCGCGAGCGACTGGGCATTGCGCCGGACGAGGTGGTGCTGGGGTTCTCCGGAGAACTGCGTCACAAGAAGGGCCTGCCGTTCCTGCTGTCCGCGCTCTCGGAGGTGCGGCGTGTGCGGCCCGCGTGCCTGCTCGTCATCGGCGAGGTGCGCCCTCGCGACGCGGAGCACCTGGTCGCCTTTCGCGCCGAGCACCCCGAGGATGGCGCTCGCATCGTCGTCTCGGGAGCCCTCGCGACGACGGAGGACATCGCCGCGCACCTGCGGCTGTGCGACGTGTATCTCCAGCCGTCGCTGTGGGAGGGCATGCCGAACGCGCTGCTGGAGGCGATGGCGTGTGCCCGGCCTGTCATCGCCAGCGACGCGGGCGGCATCCCCGAGGCGGTGGACACACAGCACAACGGCTTCCTCGTGCCGAAGGCCCTGCTGAACCACCTGGGGCAGGCGTGCCTGGATGTGTTGTCGATGTCCGAGGCACGGCGCGCCGCGATGGGTGCGGCCGCGCGTCAGCGCATCCTGGAGCGCTTCGTGGCGGACAACGAAGCGGAGGCCTTGCGTCGCGTGCTCACGCGCGCGGTTCCCCGGCCCGCTCCTTCGCCGGGTTGA